In Georgenia soli, a genomic segment contains:
- a CDS encoding glucosamine inositolphosphorylceramide transferase family protein has product MADRRVRVGLVSATSHATAYTKGLVDWAAHQDDVEITHLVLVRSPTGRLSGSAAGARVPMALRTLTALEGVVLRRFCAFRGHGRATDLGEVLETVPVPAEVAADGAVVFDEAAASLVAALGLDVLVVVDDGARLRGPLLDTARFGTLAVRPEAERLGPPGFWEVLDGRAATEYAIRRLRADGGSVVIRRGRAWTGLFAELNRAIVTQRSYHHLQLLLKELARAGAPVVTASRSRSSRPVPVDPWPAPEPATTADSLRYAARVAGTVTPKLVDKALGRPRWNVAWVHAPWREVGTARATALPRRRGHFHADPFVVARDGRHYLFTEDFERRAGRGRIFVHEICEGRSREVGVALTEPFHLSFPYLFEHGGELYLVPESARSRSIRIYRCTSFPLGWELARVAMHDVDAVDTMIFPFGGRWWLLTSIAPPGTGDYSAELFAFHADSPLADTWHPHAGNPLARDPGRARNGGIVLDGDEVYRVNQRHGFGTYGEEAVVNRVVELTPTTFVEEPVMTVSPNASLRVQRTHQLHTDGEYTVIDFVRPPGLRRAAVRRPATGARLGSLVSVADLTA; this is encoded by the coding sequence GTGGCGGACCGACGGGTGAGGGTCGGGCTGGTCAGCGCGACCTCGCACGCCACCGCCTACACCAAGGGACTCGTCGACTGGGCCGCCCACCAGGACGACGTCGAGATCACCCACCTCGTGCTCGTCCGGAGCCCCACCGGCCGGCTGTCCGGATCTGCCGCGGGCGCCCGCGTGCCCATGGCGCTGCGCACGCTGACCGCGCTCGAGGGAGTGGTCCTGCGTCGGTTCTGCGCCTTCCGTGGCCACGGCCGGGCCACGGATCTCGGTGAGGTGCTGGAGACCGTGCCGGTACCGGCGGAGGTGGCCGCGGACGGCGCCGTGGTGTTCGACGAGGCGGCCGCGAGCCTCGTCGCGGCCCTGGGGCTGGACGTGCTCGTCGTCGTCGACGACGGTGCCCGGCTGCGCGGCCCGCTCCTGGACACCGCCAGGTTCGGCACCCTCGCCGTGCGCCCGGAGGCGGAACGGCTCGGGCCGCCGGGCTTCTGGGAGGTGCTCGACGGGCGCGCGGCCACCGAGTACGCCATCCGGCGGCTCAGGGCCGACGGCGGGAGCGTCGTCATCCGCCGGGGGCGGGCCTGGACCGGGCTCTTCGCCGAGCTCAACCGGGCGATCGTCACCCAGCGCTCCTACCACCACCTGCAGCTCCTGCTGAAGGAGCTCGCGCGCGCCGGTGCGCCGGTGGTGACGGCGTCGCGCAGCCGCAGCTCGCGGCCCGTCCCGGTCGACCCGTGGCCGGCGCCGGAGCCCGCCACCACCGCCGACTCGCTGCGGTACGCCGCCCGGGTGGCCGGCACGGTGACCCCCAAGCTCGTCGACAAGGCGCTCGGCCGCCCGCGGTGGAACGTCGCCTGGGTGCACGCGCCGTGGCGGGAGGTCGGCACGGCCCGCGCCACCGCGCTGCCGCGGCGGCGCGGCCACTTCCACGCCGACCCGTTCGTGGTGGCCCGCGACGGCCGGCACTACCTCTTCACCGAGGACTTCGAGCGCCGGGCGGGCCGAGGCCGGATCTTCGTGCACGAGATCTGCGAGGGGCGGAGCCGCGAGGTGGGCGTCGCGCTCACCGAGCCGTTCCACCTCTCCTTCCCGTACCTCTTCGAGCACGGCGGCGAGCTGTACCTGGTCCCCGAGAGCGCCAGGAGCCGGTCGATCCGGATCTACCGGTGCACGAGCTTCCCGCTCGGGTGGGAGCTGGCCCGCGTCGCGATGCACGACGTCGACGCCGTCGACACGATGATCTTCCCGTTCGGTGGGCGCTGGTGGCTGCTGACCTCGATCGCACCGCCGGGCACCGGTGACTACTCCGCCGAGCTGTTCGCCTTCCACGCCGACTCGCCGCTGGCCGACACCTGGCACCCGCACGCGGGCAACCCCCTCGCCAGGGACCCCGGGCGCGCCCGCAACGGCGGCATCGTGCTCGACGGCGACGAGGTGTACCGGGTCAACCAGCGGCACGGCTTCGGCACGTACGGCGAGGAGGCGGTGGTCAACAGGGTCGTCGAGCTCACGCCGACCACGTTCGTCGAGGAACCGGTCATGACCGTCTCGCCCAACGCCTCCCTGCGGGTGCAGCGCACCCACCAGCTGCACACCGACGGCGAGTACACCGTCATCGACTTCGTCCGGCCGCCGGGACTGCGGCGGGCCGCGGTACGCCGGCCCGCGACAGGTGCCCGCCTCGGCAGTCTCGTCAGCGTCGCGGACCTCACCGCCTGA
- a CDS encoding polysaccharide biosynthesis tyrosine autokinase — protein sequence MELNTVWRVLRARWVTVLAALGVAVLLAAAVTALMPPRYTSTAKMYFSVRSSQSITELNEGTAFTESQMSSLADIATSPLVLDPVIQDLGLDTTATELARSVRTTVPEGTAILQIAATAPTAQGAADLANAVAKELSDAAATIFPDAADGGAAVRATIPTPGAVPTRPSVPNPAVNLVLGVVLGLLAGVVLALVRQARDTHVGDERDLAAVTDATVLASLGPAGKAAAPVFVRADPDGRRAESVRELRTNLHVLTAAAGTRSVVVTSATAGEGATTVAVNLAVALADTGASVLLVDADLRHPSAGRALGVEGSPGLSDALLGRARPEELARRWGDRPVDVLPAGRSAPNPSELLSSAAMAHLLAEAAGRYDMVVVDSPPVLTATDAAVLSTLTGGTLLVVATGRNRKVEMRQALERLDHVGARILGLVLNRVDAGRTGARPGERTPDVPAGRDDRATRPPAAARRTEPGAAAVPRTDRPGTTTPWAGNGTVPPARTTSPGAGDGAVPRASVTGRRPDAPGDA from the coding sequence ATGGAGCTGAACACAGTCTGGCGCGTGCTGCGTGCCCGGTGGGTGACCGTGCTCGCCGCCCTGGGGGTGGCCGTCCTGCTCGCGGCCGCGGTGACCGCCCTGATGCCGCCGCGGTACACGTCGACGGCGAAGATGTACTTCTCGGTCCGCTCGAGCCAGTCGATCACCGAGCTCAACGAGGGCACGGCGTTCACCGAGAGCCAGATGAGCTCGCTGGCCGACATAGCCACCTCGCCGCTCGTCCTCGATCCGGTCATCCAGGACCTCGGCCTGGACACCACGGCCACCGAGCTGGCCAGGTCGGTGAGGACCACCGTCCCGGAAGGCACCGCGATCCTCCAGATCGCCGCCACGGCGCCGACGGCGCAGGGGGCCGCCGACCTCGCCAACGCCGTCGCGAAGGAGCTGTCCGACGCCGCCGCCACGATCTTCCCCGACGCCGCCGACGGCGGTGCGGCGGTCCGGGCCACCATCCCCACCCCGGGCGCCGTCCCCACCAGACCCTCCGTGCCCAACCCCGCCGTCAACCTCGTCCTCGGCGTCGTGCTGGGACTCCTGGCCGGCGTCGTGCTCGCCCTGGTCCGCCAGGCCCGCGACACCCACGTGGGCGACGAGCGGGACCTCGCGGCCGTCACCGACGCCACCGTCCTGGCCTCGCTCGGCCCTGCCGGCAAGGCGGCGGCGCCGGTGTTCGTGCGCGCCGACCCCGACGGCCGCCGCGCCGAGTCCGTCCGCGAGCTGCGCACCAACCTGCACGTCCTCACCGCCGCGGCCGGCACCCGATCGGTCGTCGTCACGTCCGCCACGGCGGGGGAGGGCGCGACGACGGTCGCGGTCAACCTCGCCGTCGCGCTCGCGGACACCGGTGCCTCGGTGCTCCTCGTCGACGCGGACCTGCGGCACCCCTCGGCGGGGCGCGCGCTCGGGGTCGAGGGCAGCCCGGGGCTGTCGGACGCGCTGCTGGGCCGGGCCCGTCCCGAGGAGCTCGCCCGGCGGTGGGGCGACCGCCCGGTCGACGTGCTGCCCGCGGGGCGGTCGGCGCCGAACCCGAGCGAGCTGCTGTCCTCCGCGGCCATGGCGCACCTGCTCGCCGAGGCCGCGGGTCGCTACGACATGGTCGTCGTCGACAGCCCGCCGGTGCTCACCGCCACCGACGCCGCCGTGCTGAGCACGCTCACCGGCGGCACGCTGCTGGTGGTGGCGACCGGCAGGAACCGCAAGGTCGAGATGCGTCAGGCGCTCGAGCGCCTGGACCACGTCGGGGCCCGCATCCTGGGCCTGGTGCTCAACAGGGTGGACGCCGGACGGACCGGCGCGCGACCCGGGGAGCGCACGCCCGACGTCCCGGCAGGGCGTGACGACCGCGCGACGCGTCCGCCTGCGGCAGCCCGCCGGACCGAGCCGGGCGCCGCCGCGGTCCCCCGCACCGACAGACCGGGCACGACGACACCATGGGCCGGCAACGGGACCGTGCCCCCGGCGCGCACGACGTCGCCCGGGGCCGGCGACGGGGCCGTGCCCCGGGCGAGCGTGACGGGGCGGCGGCCGGACGCGCCGGGGGACGCCTGA
- a CDS encoding O-antigen ligase family protein, with product MRDVVAGTGVVGTEPVTRRGTGLPVLVLSLGLATVPSAAAGGSVVLTAAAVVLGAVVAAAVAVRLRLSLVELLVVALPVHFYPPGRGSLVNLSLADGVLVLMLLAAAGRAALQRRSPRGPAGPTWPLLVGYTVVLQLVLWASLVGPVLLGGADFPGGAAAAVKIALACAYLLVLYAAVAPRVRAGDRRVLEIWAATATASALIGIGASALYAAGVDLGLSYFWRASGTFEDPNAFSVYLLLSLGVVVAAHRDRTGRPWSWQVPVIVVAVVLTGSRAAMAAMALAAVVTVVLTLGTRAGPTFRRLLVGTAVLGVLAVVILPDAWVGEVLQRATSVFVPDAGAAPDQRYQLWSVAVQQWASSPVLGVGAGQYVPVAQQLLGPQWDTIPHNTYLGFLAETGIVGLLVFLVVPALVVTRLLRATRAGDGDAPYLLLSVLALLMQAFTLSLENTRPMWAVLGLMLALYDPGPPGAEKPPGPATVHGRGLPHSSSARRGLRWS from the coding sequence GTGCGTGACGTGGTCGCCGGGACGGGGGTGGTGGGGACGGAGCCGGTGACGCGGCGCGGGACGGGCCTGCCGGTGCTGGTGCTCTCGCTGGGCCTCGCCACCGTCCCGTCCGCCGCGGCCGGCGGCTCGGTGGTGCTGACCGCCGCCGCCGTCGTCCTCGGTGCTGTGGTCGCCGCGGCGGTCGCCGTCCGGCTGCGGCTGTCGCTCGTGGAGCTGCTGGTCGTCGCGCTGCCGGTCCACTTCTACCCGCCGGGGCGCGGCTCCCTCGTGAACCTCTCCCTCGCCGACGGCGTGCTGGTGCTCATGCTCCTCGCCGCGGCCGGCCGGGCGGCGCTCCAGCGCCGGTCGCCGCGAGGTCCGGCGGGCCCGACCTGGCCGCTCCTCGTCGGGTACACGGTGGTCCTGCAGCTGGTGCTGTGGGCGTCCCTGGTCGGTCCCGTGCTCCTCGGCGGGGCGGACTTCCCGGGCGGGGCCGCCGCCGCGGTGAAGATCGCCCTCGCGTGCGCGTACCTGCTCGTCCTCTACGCCGCCGTGGCGCCGAGGGTGCGGGCCGGCGACCGGCGCGTGCTGGAGATCTGGGCCGCGACCGCCACCGCGAGCGCGCTCATCGGCATCGGTGCCAGCGCCCTGTACGCGGCGGGGGTCGACCTGGGGCTGTCCTACTTCTGGCGGGCCTCCGGCACGTTCGAGGACCCGAACGCGTTCAGCGTCTACCTCCTGCTCTCCCTCGGCGTCGTCGTGGCCGCCCACCGGGACCGCACCGGGAGGCCCTGGTCCTGGCAGGTCCCGGTCATCGTGGTGGCGGTCGTCCTCACCGGGTCGCGGGCGGCGATGGCCGCGATGGCCCTGGCCGCCGTCGTCACGGTGGTCCTCACCCTCGGCACGCGCGCGGGTCCGACGTTCCGGCGCCTCCTCGTCGGCACCGCCGTGCTGGGCGTGCTCGCCGTCGTGATCCTGCCGGACGCGTGGGTGGGGGAGGTGCTGCAGCGGGCCACCAGCGTCTTCGTGCCCGACGCCGGAGCCGCCCCGGACCAGCGGTACCAGCTGTGGTCCGTCGCGGTCCAGCAGTGGGCCTCGAGCCCGGTGCTCGGTGTCGGGGCGGGGCAGTACGTCCCCGTGGCGCAGCAGCTGCTCGGGCCGCAGTGGGACACCATCCCGCACAACACCTACCTCGGGTTCCTCGCCGAGACCGGCATCGTCGGGCTGCTCGTCTTCCTGGTCGTCCCCGCCCTCGTGGTCACGCGCCTCCTGCGTGCCACGCGGGCCGGCGACGGCGACGCCCCGTACCTGCTGCTCTCCGTCCTGGCGCTGCTGATGCAGGCCTTCACGCTCAGCCTGGAGAACACCCGCCCCATGTGGGCCGTGCTCGGGCTGATGCTCGCGCTCTACGACCCGGGCCCGCCCGGCGCCGAGAAGCCGCCCGGACCCGCCACGGTGCACGGGCGCGGTCTGCCACACTCGAGTTCCGCCCGAAGGGGTCTGCGATGGAGCTGA
- a CDS encoding ATP-grasp domain-containing protein, whose product MTAGAGGGRVTVVIGSAGRRLYLIEWFRDALARLDVDGEVVATEHDPTSASFGFADRGVVMPAYSDAAYAPAMLDLFERARPALFVSVNDYELQLLSEGLADRLRATGCAVAGLSRAAQEQASDKYLMARLLGRAGVAVPRTELGSRWEALVAEDGAAGTQYVVKHRFGSGSSGLRLTDREGLAAAVDEASGSATDIHGRPALRARDAVVVQRRLMGQEFGVDGVFGLGRETGVLRGTLARRKMRMRSGETDKAVTVDPAPFAPVVARLGAALRPAGPVDLDLIRDRDGVLRVIDVNPRFGGGYPFMHVAGADAPTYLLAAALGRRADPALLRYQPGVVGAKYESIRRTGALVERATGGA is encoded by the coding sequence GTGACCGCCGGGGCTGGCGGCGGGCGGGTGACCGTCGTGATCGGCTCCGCCGGGCGGCGGCTCTACCTCATCGAGTGGTTCCGCGACGCCCTGGCGCGGCTGGACGTCGACGGCGAGGTGGTCGCCACGGAGCACGACCCCACCAGCGCGAGCTTCGGCTTCGCCGACCGCGGCGTGGTGATGCCCGCCTACAGCGACGCAGCGTACGCCCCGGCGATGCTGGACCTCTTCGAGCGGGCGCGCCCCGCCCTGTTCGTCTCCGTCAACGACTACGAGCTCCAGCTCCTCTCCGAGGGCCTGGCCGACCGGCTGCGGGCCACGGGCTGCGCCGTCGCCGGCCTCTCCCGCGCCGCGCAGGAGCAGGCGTCGGACAAGTACCTCATGGCCCGGCTGCTGGGCCGGGCGGGCGTGGCGGTGCCGCGCACCGAGCTCGGCTCGCGGTGGGAGGCCCTCGTGGCCGAGGACGGCGCCGCGGGCACGCAGTACGTCGTCAAGCACCGCTTCGGCTCCGGCTCCTCGGGGCTGCGGCTGACGGACCGCGAGGGCCTGGCCGCCGCCGTCGACGAGGCGTCCGGCTCCGCGACCGACATCCACGGCCGGCCGGCGCTGCGGGCGCGGGACGCGGTCGTCGTCCAGCGGCGGCTGATGGGCCAGGAGTTCGGCGTCGACGGCGTCTTCGGGCTCGGCCGCGAGACCGGCGTGCTGCGGGGGACGCTCGCCCGCCGGAAGATGCGCATGCGCTCGGGGGAGACGGACAAGGCCGTCACGGTGGACCCGGCCCCGTTCGCGCCCGTGGTCGCCCGGCTCGGGGCGGCCCTGCGCCCCGCCGGCCCCGTGGACCTGGACCTCATCCGTGACCGCGACGGCGTGCTGCGGGTGATCGACGTCAACCCGCGCTTCGGCGGCGGCTACCCGTTCATGCACGTCGCGGGGGCGGACGCGCCCACCTACCTGCTCGCCGCGGCGCTCGGACGCCGCGCCGACCCGGCGCTGCTGCGCTACCAGCCCGGCGTGGTGGGGGCGAAGTACGAGTCGATCCGGCGGACCGGAGCGCTGGTGGAGCGCGCGACGGGCGGTGCGTGA
- a CDS encoding DegT/DnrJ/EryC1/StrS family aminotransferase, whose translation MRNHIYLSPPDCGPAEADAVQRALASGWVAPLGPEVDAFEAEVAARAGRRHAVALSSGTAALHLALLGVGVRPGDVVVTSTMTFVATAGAVTYCGAEPVFVDCDETGNMDPGLLAGALADQRRRRRRVGAVLPVDLLGKVAAYEELGAVAADHGVPVVSDAAESFGALRGGRPAGSFGRAAAISFNGNKIMTTSGGGALVTDDGAVAARARYLATQARQPVAHYEHTEIGYNYRLSNLLAALGRAQLARLDEMIERRRALRLLYRDLFSGVPGTQIFGSPDGADIPGAALHRAGHRTPVTRDNFWLTTVLVDPAVAGWTPADLVAALARADIEARPMWKPLHRQPVFAGRTVYGGTTAERLFARGVTLPSGSSLDLPARARVVDVVRAFLERHAPVAEPASGPLPLGRRSGAGSRPLRAAGAP comes from the coding sequence ATGAGGAACCACATCTACCTCTCCCCGCCGGACTGCGGCCCGGCCGAGGCGGACGCCGTCCAGCGGGCCCTGGCCTCCGGCTGGGTGGCCCCGCTCGGCCCCGAGGTCGACGCGTTCGAGGCCGAGGTGGCCGCGCGCGCCGGCCGGCGCCACGCCGTAGCCCTGTCCAGCGGCACCGCCGCCCTCCACCTGGCGCTGCTGGGGGTCGGGGTGCGGCCCGGCGACGTCGTCGTCACCTCCACGATGACGTTCGTGGCGACGGCCGGCGCGGTGACCTACTGCGGGGCCGAGCCGGTCTTCGTCGACTGCGACGAGACCGGGAACATGGACCCCGGCCTGCTGGCCGGGGCGCTCGCCGACCAGCGCCGCCGCCGCCGTCGGGTCGGGGCGGTGCTGCCGGTGGACCTGCTGGGCAAGGTCGCCGCCTACGAGGAGCTGGGGGCCGTCGCCGCCGACCACGGCGTCCCGGTCGTCTCCGACGCCGCGGAGTCGTTCGGCGCCCTGCGCGGGGGGCGACCCGCCGGGTCGTTCGGGCGCGCGGCGGCGATCTCCTTCAACGGCAACAAGATCATGACCACCTCCGGCGGCGGCGCCCTCGTCACCGACGACGGGGCCGTGGCCGCCCGGGCCCGGTACCTGGCCACCCAGGCGCGCCAGCCCGTGGCCCACTACGAGCACACCGAGATCGGCTACAACTACCGCCTCTCCAACCTTCTCGCGGCGCTCGGCCGGGCCCAGCTCGCCCGGCTCGACGAGATGATCGAACGACGCCGCGCCCTCCGCCTGCTCTACCGGGACCTGTTCTCCGGCGTCCCCGGCACGCAGATCTTCGGCAGCCCCGACGGCGCCGACATCCCGGGCGCGGCGCTGCACCGGGCCGGCCACCGGACGCCCGTGACCCGGGACAACTTCTGGCTCACCACGGTGCTCGTCGACCCCGCCGTCGCCGGGTGGACGCCGGCCGACCTCGTCGCCGCCCTGGCCCGCGCGGACATCGAGGCCCGGCCCATGTGGAAGCCCCTGCACCGCCAGCCCGTCTTCGCCGGACGCACCGTCTACGGCGGGACGACGGCGGAGCGGCTCTTCGCCCGCGGCGTCACCCTGCCGTCCGGCTCGTCGCTGGACCTGCCGGCGCGGGCCCGCGTGGTCGACGTCGTCCGGGCGTTCCTGGAGCGCCACGCACCGGTGGCGGAGCCGGCGAGCGGGCCCCTGCCCCTGGGCCGCCGGAGCGGCGCCGGGTCTCGCCCGCTGCGTGCGGCAGGTGCACCGTGA
- a CDS encoding glycosyltransferase family 4 protein, whose amino-acid sequence MASVLDAVGRATTSPGASRPGASRPGASRPGASRPGASRPRLLLAVTGARSFGLMHGFPQYLERAGWAVHLVSDPGAELDDLGPLVSGTHAVPMRRDPSPAADLRALVAWVRLLRRLRPDAVLAATPKAALLGLVAARLTGVPVRVYDLWGLRLETTTGLLRRVLTLTETLTARAATGVLAVSPSLAAEFTGAGLAGSRPVDILGRGSSSGVDAGHFDPSLVPPAEVARARREAGLEPGRLVVGYVGRITPDKGVGTLDAAMRILSQDGVPACLLVVGEADVAGYAPFTAPHVHRVGRVEDPRPYYRLMDVLCLPTLREGLPNVCLEAGAMEIPVVTTTATGAVDSIADGETGLLVPPRDAAALARALRTLHEDPDRSRRMGAAGRRWVRAHFSRAQLWALHDQYLRRQLLAEGRHR is encoded by the coding sequence ATGGCTAGCGTCCTGGACGCGGTCGGCCGCGCCACCACCAGCCCGGGCGCCTCCCGCCCGGGCGCCTCCCGCCCGGGCGCCTCCCGCCCGGGCGCCTCCCGCCCGGGCGCCTCCCGTCCCCGGCTGCTGCTCGCGGTCACGGGGGCCCGGTCGTTCGGCCTCATGCACGGCTTCCCGCAGTACCTCGAACGGGCCGGCTGGGCCGTCCACCTCGTCAGCGACCCGGGCGCCGAGCTCGACGACCTCGGCCCCCTCGTCTCCGGCACCCACGCGGTACCGATGCGGCGCGACCCCAGTCCGGCCGCGGACCTGCGGGCCCTCGTGGCCTGGGTGCGGCTGCTGCGGCGCCTGCGCCCCGACGCGGTCCTGGCCGCCACCCCCAAGGCCGCGCTGCTGGGGCTGGTGGCCGCCCGCCTGACGGGCGTGCCGGTGCGGGTCTACGACCTGTGGGGGCTGCGCCTGGAGACCACCACGGGCCTGCTCCGGCGGGTGCTCACCCTGACCGAGACGCTCACCGCCCGCGCCGCCACCGGCGTCCTCGCCGTCAGCCCGAGCCTGGCGGCCGAGTTCACCGGCGCAGGCCTGGCCGGGTCCCGCCCGGTGGACATCCTGGGGCGCGGCAGCTCCTCCGGCGTCGACGCCGGGCACTTCGACCCCTCGCTCGTGCCGCCCGCCGAGGTCGCGCGGGCCCGCCGGGAGGCGGGGCTCGAGCCGGGCCGCCTCGTCGTCGGCTACGTCGGCCGGATCACCCCCGACAAGGGCGTGGGCACCCTCGACGCCGCGATGCGGATCCTGAGCCAGGACGGCGTGCCCGCGTGCCTGCTCGTGGTGGGCGAGGCGGACGTGGCCGGCTACGCGCCCTTCACGGCGCCCCACGTTCACCGGGTGGGCCGGGTGGAGGACCCGCGCCCGTACTACCGCCTCATGGACGTGCTGTGCCTGCCCACCCTGCGCGAGGGCCTGCCCAACGTCTGCCTGGAGGCCGGCGCCATGGAGATCCCCGTCGTCACCACCACCGCCACCGGCGCGGTGGACAGCATCGCCGACGGCGAGACCGGCCTCCTCGTCCCGCCCCGGGACGCCGCCGCGCTCGCCCGCGCGCTCCGCACGCTCCATGAGGACCCGGACCGGTCCCGGCGCATGGGCGCCGCCGGGCGCCGCTGGGTCCGGGCGCACTTCTCCCGCGCCCAGCTCTGGGCCCTGCACGACCAGTACCTGCGGCGCCAGCTGCTCGCGGAGGGACGGCACCGATGA
- a CDS encoding sugar transferase produces the protein MQRSASGCEPAPAGGLVHDGVTRVHDGVARVHDGVARVLDVVLASVALVVTAPVVGVVALLVRHELGRPVLFRQLRAGRDGVPFVLVKFRSMRERTGAVDHDDDRERLTPFGAKLRASSLDELPTLWNVLRGDMSLVGPRPLHVYYMPLYTPRQARRLEVRPGITGLAQVSGRNALNWEERLELDVRYVETRSLALDLRVLARTVAVVLRRSGIAPEGEVTMTTFTGGAHG, from the coding sequence ATGCAGAGATCCGCCTCAGGGTGTGAGCCGGCCCCCGCCGGCGGGCTGGTCCACGACGGCGTCACGCGGGTCCACGACGGAGTCGCGCGGGTCCACGACGGAGTCGCGCGGGTCCTCGACGTCGTCCTCGCCTCCGTCGCCCTCGTGGTGACAGCGCCAGTGGTGGGCGTCGTGGCTCTTCTGGTGCGCCACGAGCTGGGCCGCCCTGTGCTCTTCCGGCAGCTGCGGGCGGGTCGGGACGGTGTCCCCTTCGTCCTGGTCAAGTTCCGGTCGATGAGGGAGCGCACCGGCGCCGTCGACCATGACGACGACCGCGAACGGCTGACCCCGTTCGGCGCCAAGCTCCGGGCGTCGAGCCTCGACGAGCTGCCGACCTTGTGGAACGTGCTCCGCGGGGACATGAGCCTCGTCGGGCCGAGGCCGTTGCACGTGTACTACATGCCCCTGTACACCCCGCGGCAGGCGCGCCGGCTCGAGGTGCGCCCCGGCATCACCGGCCTCGCCCAGGTCAGCGGACGCAACGCTTTGAACTGGGAGGAGCGGCTGGAGCTCGACGTGCGGTACGTCGAGACCCGTTCCCTGGCGCTGGACCTGCGGGTCCTGGCCCGCACCGTCGCCGTTGTGCTCCGGCGGAGCGGCATCGCGCCGGAGGGCGAGGTCACCATGACGACGTTCACGGGTGGTGCCCATGGCTAG
- a CDS encoding polysaccharide biosynthesis protein, with protein MPTILERRLARLAWDAASWVMAAGIVTGVVRWHLSPHQWAVVGHYVLAACVFQTLVGVALKLYQGRYRVATFEENVGLLTATGLVSVMAGVLLLNLDGAETTAVALVVLCPLLALLFMELGRGAYRLRHDHDRSRTSASTCERVVIYGAGDAGSQLVRLISDDRAAAYQVVGLIDDDRMKRHLIVHGCRVMGTGESLVERAREAGATTVILAIPSAGADLVRRVSDDARAAGLKFRTLPPVREMIDRPVRLGDVRDLDIADLLGRRQVHTDVERIADHLAGRRVLITGAGGSIGSELARQVHGFSPATLVLLDRDESGLHGVQLSIYGHAMLDTPDVVLCDIRDEQALREVFETHRPEVVFHAAALKHLPMLEQYPEEGWKTNVLGTRNVLRVAAELGVKRFVNISTDKAADATSVLGKTKRIAERLTAWFDGHHDGTYVSVRFGNVLGSRGSVLHTFREQIAHGGPVTVTDPEVNRYFMTIPEACELVIQAAAIGRGGEVLVLDMGRPVKIVDVARRMIAQSGRDIEIVFTGIRPGEKLHEDLFAPVEHHTLSEHPAISLVDVPPQDPDQLGLVRGELAVTRLIPAEQDHAEIRLRV; from the coding sequence ATGCCGACAATCCTCGAGCGCCGGCTCGCCCGGCTCGCCTGGGACGCCGCCAGCTGGGTGATGGCCGCGGGCATCGTCACCGGCGTCGTGCGCTGGCACCTCTCCCCGCACCAGTGGGCCGTCGTCGGCCACTACGTCCTGGCCGCCTGCGTGTTCCAGACCCTCGTGGGCGTGGCGCTCAAGCTCTACCAGGGCAGGTACCGCGTGGCCACGTTCGAGGAGAACGTCGGTCTCCTGACGGCCACGGGGCTGGTGAGCGTCATGGCCGGGGTGCTCCTGCTCAACCTCGACGGGGCGGAGACGACCGCGGTGGCGCTGGTGGTCCTGTGCCCGCTCCTCGCGCTGCTGTTCATGGAGCTCGGGCGGGGCGCGTACCGCCTGCGCCACGACCACGACCGGAGCCGCACCTCCGCGTCAACGTGCGAACGGGTCGTGATCTACGGTGCCGGGGACGCCGGCTCCCAGCTCGTGCGCCTCATCAGCGACGACAGGGCCGCCGCGTACCAGGTGGTCGGGCTGATCGACGACGACCGGATGAAGCGCCACCTGATCGTCCACGGCTGCCGGGTGATGGGGACGGGAGAGAGCCTCGTGGAGCGGGCCCGCGAGGCGGGCGCGACCACCGTCATCCTCGCCATCCCGTCGGCCGGAGCGGACCTGGTGCGCCGGGTGTCGGACGACGCCCGGGCAGCCGGCCTGAAGTTCCGCACCCTGCCTCCGGTACGCGAGATGATCGACCGGCCCGTGCGCCTGGGCGACGTGCGCGACCTCGACATCGCGGACCTGCTCGGGCGTCGGCAGGTGCACACCGACGTGGAACGGATCGCGGACCATCTCGCCGGGCGCCGCGTTCTCATCACCGGCGCCGGGGGGTCCATCGGCTCTGAGCTGGCTCGCCAGGTCCACGGGTTCAGCCCGGCCACCCTGGTCCTGCTCGACCGGGACGAGTCAGGGCTCCACGGGGTGCAACTGTCGATCTACGGTCACGCGATGCTCGACACCCCTGACGTCGTGCTCTGCGACATCCGTGACGAGCAGGCGCTGCGCGAGGTTTTCGAGACCCACCGCCCCGAGGTCGTCTTCCACGCCGCGGCTCTCAAGCACCTGCCCATGCTCGAGCAGTACCCCGAGGAGGGCTGGAAGACCAACGTGCTGGGCACCCGCAACGTGCTGCGGGTCGCTGCCGAGCTCGGCGTGAAGCGGTTCGTCAACATCTCGACCGACAAGGCGGCGGACGCGACGAGCGTGCTGGGCAAGACCAAGCGCATCGCCGAGCGGCTCACCGCCTGGTTCGACGGGCACCACGACGGCACCTACGTCTCGGTGCGCTTCGGCAACGTGCTGGGTTCGCGTGGATCGGTGCTCCACACGTTCCGCGAGCAGATCGCGCACGGCGGTCCTGTCACGGTGACCGACCCGGAGGTGAACCGGTACTTCATGACCATCCCTGAGGCGTGCGAGCTGGTCATCCAGGCTGCGGCCATCGGCCGCGGCGGAGAGGTGCTGGTCCTGGACATGGGTCGGCCGGTCAAGATCGTCGACGTCGCCCGTCGCATGATCGCCCAGTCCGGGCGCGACATCGAGATCGTGTTCACCGGTATCCGGCCCGGCGAGAAGCTGCACGAGGACCTGTTCGCCCCCGTCGAGCACCACACCCTCTCCGAGCACCCCGCCATCTCACTTGTGGACGTCCCCCCGCAGGACCCGGACCAGCTCGGCCTCGTGCGCGGCGAGCTGGCCGTCACCCGGCTCATCCCAGCGGAGCAGGATCATGCAGAGATCCGCCTCAGGGTGTGA